The following are from one region of the Rosistilla carotiformis genome:
- a CDS encoding WD40 repeat domain-containing serine/threonine protein kinase — translation MSTGEVSSAEGSVSSQELARQAQWFRQQLADGAFSASADDLVLDAARLDTVLLRIQQKTQALSKTQSVGESQDVEMLDPPPRIGRFAIDRIVGVGGFSIVYKAHDDVLLRDVALKSIRRRVKTVDVRDESRLHEARAAAQLSHPNLVPLYEVFQDAEAVYLVSELCLGSTLGDWLEAHPGPIDPRMACGTCFELTEAIIHVHDCGFVHRDIKPGNIMISESVGTDGRLKLTPRLTDFGLVRDIFADSGLVDSYRLVGTLLYMAPEQVLQNEQWHGKACDIFAIGILLYRMLTGKLPHQGDKAIELFHSICVEPPIPPRQLVPSIPRDLEAICLKCLAKDPALRYATASDLRDDLYRYQRGLMVEARPRSFAERTWVAIRRSPLESSLLATIIILLVAGTVVLGHSNRRLNENQSQLEVAFSEVIASEQRAVSARKQYREQRDLAKVTERQAVGTAYVSDLRHAYDALSHNNLVGALEISEAIEKYASGILPNGTDLNLLQTLARKNWTRLPGASTPIRQIAMFPDSLRFLVADEEGPIRIYRKSDGQLEHVIPQRDGTRRFAVAISPDGQLLAVGSQVLQDGDWLKADNQVEFVSLGERAVPPMIPDLPTTVESLAFSNDGSSLAVGCRYQSVRVVDVESGNLVQSVRSTRRNHEVIFSDDAEKLIVLKESTLVRWVDLKTNKKTREVISEGYVNRIAWSESAARLAACYLNDHEVTVTDLSSPRQSKFQLQHNSGLATCVAISDDGQRVVAGTQNGAVLKWDLSQLPDDGSSEQPTDLRWPAVDSAILHAGYVTEIAIDSQGRIISGAEDGSLVLSSFQNTPPPAIELDAETSCATLTPDGQTAFVGCHSGKVFVVDTTTHAVTRVIPKVSASRALDAVPRCLQVSPDGRWLGVGTVGGDLVVIDLHDPRASYRATNPDYDAQLDNYAKGIHFSPNGERVAFCTGNGYYLAYYALPHVSGELKLLSGQELAVRYQAITLLDDQRCLMFGDSIGEFVLGGSDATLVGRGMAKFVSACYAPEAGVIYSAAFDNRIRKHDLNGAMIETSARWNSPGRAVAQNFEVTALAVTPDGRNLLTGGSDGSIGIWNAQDLRNLGCVVAGDGLAPVSEIQFSHDGKTWIYCRNADSRSQLKAPFQINTID, via the coding sequence ATGTCAACGGGCGAAGTCTCATCGGCGGAGGGGAGCGTTTCTTCCCAGGAGCTTGCGCGGCAGGCCCAGTGGTTCCGCCAGCAACTGGCTGACGGGGCTTTCTCGGCGTCGGCCGACGACTTGGTTCTCGATGCTGCGCGGTTGGATACGGTTTTGCTCCGAATCCAACAGAAGACGCAAGCGCTATCGAAAACTCAATCGGTGGGTGAGTCGCAGGACGTCGAGATGCTGGATCCGCCCCCACGGATTGGCCGATTTGCGATCGATCGGATCGTTGGGGTGGGCGGATTTTCGATCGTCTACAAAGCGCATGATGATGTGTTGCTGAGGGATGTGGCTCTAAAGTCGATTCGTCGACGTGTTAAGACGGTAGATGTTCGCGATGAATCGCGATTGCACGAAGCCCGCGCGGCGGCGCAGTTAAGTCATCCTAATCTGGTGCCGCTGTACGAAGTGTTTCAGGATGCCGAGGCGGTCTACTTGGTCTCGGAGCTTTGTTTGGGTTCGACGTTGGGCGATTGGTTGGAAGCCCATCCGGGACCAATCGATCCTCGCATGGCATGCGGAACCTGTTTTGAACTGACCGAGGCGATCATTCACGTTCACGATTGTGGGTTCGTCCATCGCGACATCAAGCCCGGCAACATCATGATCTCTGAATCGGTGGGGACCGATGGGCGTTTGAAATTGACGCCTCGCCTGACCGACTTTGGCTTGGTCCGCGACATCTTCGCCGATTCTGGACTCGTGGATTCCTACCGCCTGGTGGGAACGCTGTTGTATATGGCGCCCGAACAGGTGCTCCAAAACGAACAATGGCATGGAAAGGCGTGCGACATCTTCGCGATTGGGATTTTGTTGTATCGGATGCTGACAGGGAAGCTGCCGCATCAGGGAGACAAAGCGATCGAGCTGTTCCACTCGATTTGCGTTGAACCTCCGATTCCGCCGCGCCAGCTGGTTCCATCGATCCCGCGCGATCTGGAAGCGATCTGTCTGAAGTGTTTGGCGAAAGACCCTGCCCTCCGCTACGCGACCGCCAGCGATTTACGCGACGACCTGTACCGATACCAACGCGGTTTGATGGTCGAGGCGCGACCGCGATCGTTCGCCGAAAGAACGTGGGTGGCGATCCGGCGTTCTCCGTTGGAATCGAGCTTGCTGGCGACCATCATCATCTTATTGGTCGCCGGGACGGTGGTTTTGGGGCATAGCAATCGACGGTTAAACGAAAACCAATCTCAGTTGGAAGTTGCGTTCAGCGAGGTCATCGCCAGTGAACAGCGGGCGGTGAGCGCTCGGAAGCAATATCGTGAGCAACGCGATTTGGCAAAAGTGACCGAACGACAAGCGGTTGGGACGGCGTATGTCTCCGATTTGCGGCATGCCTACGACGCTTTATCGCACAACAATCTCGTTGGCGCGTTGGAGATCTCCGAAGCGATCGAGAAATACGCCTCCGGGATTCTTCCCAACGGGACCGATCTGAACCTCTTGCAAACCCTAGCGCGCAAGAACTGGACCCGGTTGCCAGGTGCTTCGACCCCTATCCGCCAAATCGCGATGTTCCCCGATTCGCTCCGATTTTTGGTTGCGGACGAAGAGGGGCCGATTCGGATCTACCGCAAATCCGATGGTCAGCTGGAACATGTGATACCACAACGCGATGGGACGCGGCGATTTGCCGTCGCGATCTCCCCCGATGGTCAATTACTCGCCGTGGGGAGCCAGGTGCTCCAAGATGGAGATTGGTTAAAGGCGGACAATCAGGTCGAATTCGTTTCGCTGGGCGAACGAGCGGTTCCACCCATGATTCCCGATTTACCAACGACCGTTGAGTCTCTGGCGTTTTCAAACGATGGCAGTTCGTTGGCGGTGGGATGTCGCTACCAATCGGTTCGCGTGGTCGACGTGGAATCGGGGAACTTGGTGCAATCGGTTCGTTCGACCCGCCGCAACCACGAGGTCATTTTTTCCGACGATGCCGAGAAACTAATCGTCTTGAAGGAGAGCACGTTGGTGCGGTGGGTCGATTTGAAAACCAACAAGAAAACCAGAGAAGTGATCAGCGAAGGTTACGTCAACCGGATCGCGTGGTCAGAATCCGCGGCCAGGTTGGCCGCGTGTTATTTGAACGATCACGAAGTGACGGTGACCGATCTGAGTTCTCCACGGCAATCCAAATTTCAATTGCAGCACAACTCTGGACTCGCGACCTGTGTTGCGATTTCTGACGATGGCCAGCGCGTGGTTGCAGGAACCCAGAATGGCGCGGTTTTGAAGTGGGATCTGAGTCAGCTTCCCGATGACGGGAGCAGTGAGCAACCGACGGATTTGCGTTGGCCCGCGGTCGATTCTGCGATCCTGCATGCCGGATATGTCACGGAAATTGCCATCGATTCCCAGGGGCGAATCATCAGTGGTGCCGAAGACGGATCGCTCGTCCTTAGTTCGTTCCAAAACACGCCACCGCCGGCGATTGAACTGGACGCCGAAACCTCTTGCGCAACCTTGACCCCCGATGGTCAAACAGCCTTCGTGGGCTGTCACAGCGGGAAGGTCTTTGTTGTGGACACGACAACCCACGCGGTGACCCGCGTGATACCGAAGGTCTCCGCATCACGTGCGTTGGATGCGGTACCACGTTGCCTTCAGGTGTCCCCCGATGGTCGCTGGTTGGGCGTTGGAACGGTGGGAGGCGATTTGGTGGTGATCGATCTTCACGACCCTCGCGCCAGTTATCGAGCAACGAATCCGGACTATGACGCCCAGCTCGATAACTATGCCAAGGGCATTCACTTCAGTCCCAACGGGGAGCGAGTTGCCTTCTGCACGGGCAACGGATATTACCTTGCTTATTATGCGTTGCCTCACGTTTCGGGCGAATTGAAACTCTTGTCGGGCCAAGAGCTCGCGGTACGCTATCAGGCGATTACGTTGTTGGATGACCAGCGTTGTTTGATGTTTGGCGACTCGATTGGCGAGTTTGTTCTGGGAGGATCCGACGCGACGTTGGTCGGCCGAGGAATGGCCAAGTTTGTCAGCGCGTGTTATGCGCCCGAGGCGGGTGTCATCTATTCCGCTGCGTTTGACAATCGAATCCGCAAACACGATTTGAATGGCGCCATGATCGAAACGAGCGCTCGCTGGAATTCCCCTGGTCGCGCTGTGGCCCAAAATTTTGAAGTCACCGCCCTGGCGGTAACTCCCGACGGCAGGAATCTGTTAACCGGAGGCAGCGACGGATCGATCGGTATTTGGAATGCGCAAGACCTGCGAAACTTGGGCTGTGTGGTCGCGGGAGACGGACTTGCCCCAGTCAGCGAAATCCAATTCTCTCACGATGGCAAGACGTGGATCTATTGTCGAAATGCCGACAGTAGGAGCCAGCTGAAAGCTCCGTTTCAAATCAACACGATCGACTGA
- a CDS encoding DUF1559 domain-containing protein, protein MRSRRIGFTLVELLVVIAIIGILVGLLLPAVQAAREAARRMQCSNNFKQIGLAFHNYHDTFKSFPAAWYVHYPAPPYNIQGGCVGLLPFMEQQPLYDRYDSRFSPTNEGGTIGQQNVSVISTPLAGFVCPSAPGGIDRVFDVNIDAATAGAFLPGLTAISFTAAPSDYCPIGGVTGTFADIAYNNNKGGAREGALAKVTPLETAATRFSSILDGTSNTFLMGERTGGKEIYTGRKILAVPAGVGDTNGGGWGDPLNGENWFSGSVRGATAFPMPEGGCPINCTNLRSQGFHAFHPGGAMFLMADGSVQFNSESIDAFTFAARITRAKGEVAP, encoded by the coding sequence ATGAGATCGAGGCGGATAGGTTTCACGTTGGTCGAGCTGTTGGTCGTGATCGCGATCATCGGCATCTTAGTTGGTTTGTTGTTGCCCGCGGTCCAAGCGGCTCGCGAGGCCGCTCGCCGGATGCAATGCAGCAACAATTTCAAACAGATCGGGTTGGCGTTTCACAACTACCACGACACCTTTAAGAGCTTTCCCGCAGCGTGGTACGTGCATTACCCGGCTCCTCCCTACAACATTCAAGGGGGTTGTGTCGGGCTGTTGCCGTTTATGGAACAGCAACCGCTGTATGACCGGTACGACAGCCGGTTTTCGCCGACCAATGAAGGTGGGACGATCGGACAACAAAACGTTTCGGTGATCTCCACGCCATTAGCCGGTTTTGTCTGTCCATCGGCTCCCGGCGGCATTGATCGAGTCTTCGACGTCAATATTGACGCGGCCACAGCTGGCGCGTTTTTACCAGGCCTAACAGCGATCAGCTTTACTGCGGCTCCGTCGGATTACTGTCCTATCGGTGGAGTCACCGGAACCTTCGCTGACATCGCCTACAACAACAACAAAGGTGGCGCAAGGGAAGGGGCATTGGCAAAGGTCACTCCACTGGAGACAGCAGCGACTCGTTTTTCATCGATCCTCGACGGCACCAGCAACACCTTTTTGATGGGCGAACGGACAGGCGGAAAGGAAATCTATACGGGGCGAAAAATTCTTGCCGTCCCAGCTGGGGTGGGAGACACCAATGGCGGCGGTTGGGGCGACCCATTAAACGGTGAAAATTGGTTTAGTGGTTCGGTCCGTGGCGCGACCGCTTTCCCGATGCCTGAAGGAGGGTGTCCGATCAATTGCACGAACCTTCGCAGCCAAGGGTTTCACGCCTTTCATCCTGGCGGTGCCATGTTTCTGATGGCCGATGGATCGGTGCAATTCAATTCCGAATCCATCGATGCATTCACGTTTGCCGCTCGAATCACTCGCGCCAAAGGAGAGGTGGCGCCGTAA
- a CDS encoding class II aldolase/adducin family protein, with the protein MANKRPLIHPRDEIMNTMDRIYRYRMTTTSGGNLSIRDDAGDIWISPARIDKGNLTRNDIACVRTDGSVEGPHPPSSEFPFHKAIYQARPDIRAIVHAHPVALVAFSMCRQTPNTRLFHQAHSVCGRVGFAPYALPGSERLGESIAATFADGCDSVILENHGVVVGGEALSHAFERFEAFEFAGKTLIKASQLGEVRYLTDPQLDQAANRSVDYQSFEPPAATPVEQELRRQLCSFVRRGCRQRLLISTEGSFSARVDGDAFLITPTQRDRESLQVEDLVLVDGSRREAGKRASRAAAAHQAIYQRHPHVQAIVFAHPVNATAFSVTESPLDVRTIPESYVFLRDVGRVAYGIQYQTDGRIAEAISAHSPAAILENDGVLVTGGSVLDTFDRLEVLESTAEAVINANAIGKVSAMPDQVIEELRTAFNL; encoded by the coding sequence ATGGCCAATAAACGCCCCTTGATCCATCCACGCGATGAAATCATGAACACGATGGATCGGATCTATCGTTATCGGATGACGACAACTTCCGGCGGCAACCTTTCGATCCGTGACGACGCAGGAGATATTTGGATCTCGCCTGCACGGATCGACAAAGGCAACCTGACCCGCAATGACATCGCGTGTGTCCGAACCGATGGCAGCGTCGAGGGTCCCCACCCTCCGTCGTCGGAATTCCCTTTCCATAAAGCGATTTACCAAGCGCGTCCCGACATCCGCGCGATCGTTCACGCGCATCCCGTCGCCTTGGTGGCCTTCAGCATGTGCCGCCAAACGCCCAATACGCGGCTGTTTCATCAAGCCCATTCGGTCTGCGGTCGCGTTGGGTTTGCCCCGTACGCCCTTCCCGGCAGCGAGCGTTTAGGGGAAAGCATCGCGGCGACATTTGCCGATGGCTGCGACAGTGTGATCCTTGAAAACCACGGCGTCGTGGTCGGTGGAGAGGCGTTGTCCCACGCCTTCGAACGTTTTGAGGCATTTGAATTTGCTGGCAAAACGTTGATCAAAGCGAGTCAATTGGGCGAGGTTCGCTACCTGACCGATCCCCAGCTAGACCAAGCCGCCAATCGCAGCGTCGACTATCAATCGTTCGAACCACCCGCGGCAACTCCCGTCGAACAGGAGTTGCGACGTCAGTTGTGCAGTTTTGTCCGACGCGGCTGCCGGCAACGCTTGCTGATTAGCACCGAGGGAAGTTTTTCGGCGCGTGTCGACGGCGATGCGTTTTTGATCACTCCAACGCAGCGCGATCGCGAATCCTTGCAAGTGGAAGACCTCGTTTTGGTCGACGGTTCGCGACGCGAAGCGGGCAAACGGGCAAGCCGTGCCGCGGCGGCCCACCAAGCGATCTACCAACGCCACCCCCACGTGCAAGCGATCGTGTTCGCCCACCCTGTCAACGCAACCGCATTCAGTGTGACCGAATCCCCGTTGGATGTCCGAACGATCCCTGAAAGCTATGTCTTCCTGAGAGACGTGGGGCGCGTCGCCTACGGAATCCAATATCAAACCGACGGGCGGATCGCCGAAGCTATTTCGGCGCACTCCCCTGCGGCAATCTTAGAAAACGATGGCGTGCTGGTCACCGGCGGCAGCGTCCTGGACACCTTTGACCGCCTGGAAGTGCTCGAATCGACCGCCGAAGCGGTGATCAACGCGAACGCGATCGGAAAGGTCTCGGCCATGCCCGACCAAGTGATCGAAGAACTGCGGACTGCATTTAATCTGTAG
- a CDS encoding Hpt domain-containing protein: MNEEHSLRFANALKRLSGDAELLTAMASIVSDDAPEIVTELETQLQAGDTTAIVAAAHKLKGMCSTFEEGHPVSLLEDVIHSARGGAVDEARITYSRCAPEIHELLQEIANLRDG, from the coding sequence ATGAACGAAGAACATTCTCTACGCTTTGCCAACGCACTCAAACGGCTTTCCGGCGACGCAGAACTACTCACAGCGATGGCGTCGATCGTGTCGGACGACGCTCCCGAGATCGTGACCGAATTGGAAACGCAACTGCAAGCCGGCGACACCACCGCTATTGTTGCGGCAGCACACAAGCTGAAAGGCATGTGCAGCACATTCGAAGAGGGACATCCTGTATCGCTGCTGGAGGATGTCATTCACTCGGCTCGCGGCGGGGCGGTCGATGAGGCGCGGATCACCTACTCCCGCTGCGCCCCAGAGATTCACGAATTGCTGCAAGAGATTGCGAACCTGCGCGACGGATAA
- a CDS encoding phage holin family protein: MTTNRPSGISRVARDVLDLCELQLQLLSVDSQEAKRKATRAMIFHAVALALGGSAVTTLMIGGGFLLHDWAGWTIGASLVTVSGVMLLIVAGLLMSAMRATSEASAAMHETKSEFVENLKWLKAVLINPETSARNQLRAESFASSSSQSAAADSERSPESNSRFSSR, translated from the coding sequence ATGACTACCAACCGTCCCTCGGGAATCAGCCGCGTCGCTCGCGACGTGCTGGACTTATGTGAGTTGCAACTGCAACTGCTGTCGGTCGACAGTCAAGAAGCCAAACGGAAAGCAACACGCGCGATGATTTTCCACGCGGTAGCCCTTGCTTTGGGGGGATCCGCAGTGACGACTTTGATGATCGGTGGCGGATTTCTACTGCACGATTGGGCCGGTTGGACGATCGGCGCGTCGCTGGTTACCGTGTCCGGCGTCATGTTGTTGATCGTCGCCGGACTATTGATGAGTGCGATGCGGGCGACATCGGAGGCCTCCGCGGCGATGCATGAAACGAAGTCGGAATTCGTCGAGAATCTGAAATGGTTGAAGGCGGTGCTGATCAATCCAGAGACCTCCGCTAGAAACCAACTGCGAGCCGAATCGTTTGCGTCGAGTAGCTCACAATCCGCTGCGGCGGATTCGGAACGATCTCCCGAGTCGAACTCACGCTTTAGCAGTCGCTAA
- a CDS encoding Dps family protein, whose amino-acid sequence MSSTSESIDVTPKLSHVETELRQNQELIDIPIGLDRADREKTVYQLNQLLADSIMLKDMYKKHHWQVAGPTFYQIHLMLDKHYAEQVEIVDTIAERIQLLGGAARGMPADVAEKTQIPNPPRGRELLTDQLTRLLQAHEVICTYARFIAQAIGKRGDLGSEDMVVGDVLRVNEFQAWFIAEHLAPIPLENE is encoded by the coding sequence ATGTCATCCACATCCGAATCGATCGATGTCACACCCAAACTAAGTCACGTGGAAACCGAGCTACGGCAAAACCAGGAACTGATCGATATACCCATCGGCCTCGACCGAGCCGACCGCGAGAAGACGGTTTACCAATTGAACCAGTTGTTAGCCGACAGCATCATGTTGAAAGACATGTACAAGAAGCATCACTGGCAGGTCGCCGGGCCCACCTTCTACCAGATCCATTTGATGCTGGATAAGCACTACGCTGAACAAGTTGAGATCGTCGACACGATCGCCGAGCGGATCCAATTGCTTGGCGGAGCAGCACGCGGCATGCCTGCCGACGTCGCCGAGAAGACGCAGATCCCCAATCCGCCTCGCGGCCGTGAACTGTTGACCGATCAATTGACCCGACTTTTGCAAGCCCACGAAGTGATCTGCACGTACGCTCGATTTATCGCCCAAGCGATCGGGAAGCGTGGAGACCTCGGATCCGAGGACATGGTCGTCGGCGACGTTTTACGTGTCAACGAATTTCAAGCCTGGTTTATCGCCGAACATCTCGCGCCGATCCCACTTGAAAACGAATAG
- a CDS encoding CsbD family protein: MITREELKGQWNEVKGRLQEHWGQLTDDDLSRGRGSAEQLVGVVQQKTGATRREVEAFLSNAIHESDRIGEKVAETAQQYAEVAGQYATEAGEYVKDQYRRAAETSGEYGDRLAHTVRTRPTESLAIAFGLGIAAGALFFFKGRR; this comes from the coding sequence ATGATTACACGCGAAGAACTGAAGGGTCAATGGAACGAGGTCAAAGGTCGTCTGCAAGAGCATTGGGGACAGTTGACTGACGATGATTTGAGCCGCGGACGAGGTTCGGCCGAACAACTGGTGGGCGTTGTGCAACAAAAGACAGGGGCCACGCGACGTGAAGTCGAGGCATTCCTTTCCAATGCGATTCACGAAAGCGATCGGATCGGCGAGAAGGTGGCGGAGACCGCTCAGCAGTATGCCGAAGTTGCGGGACAGTACGCGACGGAGGCCGGTGAATACGTGAAAGATCAGTATCGACGCGCTGCCGAAACGAGCGGAGAGTACGGCGATCGCTTGGCGCACACGGTTCGCACCCGCCCTACCGAATCGCTAGCGATCGCGTTTGGGCTGGGCATTGCCGCTGGAGCGCTGTTCTTCTTCAAGGGGCGACGCTAA
- a CDS encoding ferredoxin--NADP reductase → MNKTVELPPTEIEVEELRQTSYNATLIQRIDIHEELALFRIQPDSAVVPFQPGQYLTLGLGYWESRVSNSQAEVLEPKQWRKVVKRAYSISCPMLDSMEQLAPCSQLDYYEFYVTLVRRAEHPPALTPRLFQMQEGDRIFAAPRIVGTYVLDGVGPDDDVVFFATGTGEAPHNAMSAELLHRGHRGRIVSATCVRLRRDLGYLAAQTRLTVKYPNYVYLHFTTREAENTNPGFHGFVGKQHLQQVVESGLFEAAAGLKLDPKRTHIFLCGNPAMIGYQPPGAPPLTSPGMLQILRQRGFHDHGSDGPGQIRFEKYW, encoded by the coding sequence GTGAATAAAACCGTCGAACTACCACCCACGGAAATCGAAGTCGAAGAACTCCGGCAGACGTCGTACAACGCGACGCTCATCCAACGGATCGACATTCACGAGGAACTGGCTTTGTTTCGGATCCAGCCCGATTCGGCAGTTGTTCCGTTTCAACCGGGGCAGTACCTGACATTGGGGCTGGGTTATTGGGAATCGCGGGTGTCGAATTCCCAAGCGGAAGTGCTGGAACCGAAACAATGGCGGAAGGTGGTCAAACGCGCCTACTCGATCTCCTGCCCGATGCTCGACAGCATGGAACAATTGGCACCGTGCAGCCAATTAGACTACTACGAGTTTTACGTCACCTTGGTCCGCCGCGCCGAACACCCGCCAGCACTCACTCCGCGGCTGTTCCAGATGCAAGAAGGGGACCGCATTTTTGCGGCCCCACGGATCGTGGGCACCTACGTGCTCGATGGCGTCGGCCCCGATGACGATGTGGTCTTTTTTGCAACCGGGACGGGTGAAGCACCTCACAATGCCATGTCCGCCGAACTGCTGCACCGCGGGCATCGTGGACGGATCGTTTCGGCGACCTGCGTTCGACTGCGACGCGACTTGGGTTACCTGGCCGCCCAAACACGATTGACCGTCAAATATCCGAACTACGTCTACCTGCACTTTACGACACGTGAAGCCGAAAACACCAACCCTGGGTTCCACGGGTTTGTTGGCAAACAGCATCTTCAACAAGTGGTCGAATCGGGACTCTTCGAAGCGGCCGCGGGACTCAAGCTGGATCCCAAACGAACCCACATCTTCTTATGTGGCAATCCCGCGATGATCGGCTACCAACCTCCTGGCGCTCCGCCGTTGACGTCGCCAGGAATGTTGCAGATCCTGCGGCAACGGGGCTTCCATGATCATGGCAGCGATGGTCCAGGACAGATTCGATTTGAAAAGTATTGGTAG
- a CDS encoding CsbD family protein, producing MMNWDQIEGKWKQVKGKAQQKWGDLTDDDLDRIEGKREQLVGAVQERYGVAKDEAEKQVREFESSCNC from the coding sequence GTGATGAACTGGGATCAAATCGAAGGCAAGTGGAAACAGGTCAAAGGCAAAGCGCAACAGAAGTGGGGCGATTTGACAGATGACGATCTGGACCGAATCGAAGGAAAGCGTGAACAATTGGTCGGAGCCGTGCAAGAACGCTACGGAGTGGCCAAAGACGAAGCGGAAAAGCAGGTTCGCGAGTTTGAAAGCTCTTGCAACTGCTAG
- a CDS encoding PRC-barrel domain-containing protein: protein MKTTKFLAGIAAAGALTLGTGLPVASADDNATQAKRIGQLDERLTGTNVRVSQLIGMDIQNDRGEGVGEINDVVIDAATGKIKYAAVTYGGFLGLGDKLFAVPFDALQVKRNPDDPGDRGDLVFILNVTQKQMEGAVGFDQYHWPNFADKNFTRDLEKRYETNRRDRTRTGGVDVNVDRNGVDVDVRRDRDE from the coding sequence ATGAAAACTACGAAATTCTTAGCTGGCATCGCAGCCGCAGGCGCTCTTACGCTGGGCACGGGTCTCCCCGTTGCCTCGGCAGACGACAACGCAACCCAAGCGAAACGCATCGGCCAATTGGATGAACGACTGACCGGGACCAATGTCCGTGTCAGCCAACTGATTGGCATGGACATTCAAAATGATCGTGGCGAAGGCGTTGGAGAGATCAACGATGTCGTGATCGATGCAGCGACGGGCAAGATCAAATACGCAGCCGTCACTTACGGCGGGTTCTTGGGATTGGGAGACAAGCTGTTCGCCGTTCCGTTTGACGCGCTACAGGTGAAACGCAACCCCGACGATCCTGGAGACAGAGGTGACCTGGTCTTCATCCTGAACGTGACTCAGAAGCAAATGGAAGGTGCGGTGGGTTTCGATCAATACCACTGGCCTAACTTTGCCGACAAGAACTTCACACGCGATCTGGAGAAACGCTATGAAACGAACCGGCGCGACCGAACTCGTACCGGTGGGGTCGATGTGAATGTCGATCGCAATGGGGTCGATGTCGACGTCCGCCGCGATCGCGACGAATAA